From the genome of Adhaeribacter pallidiroseus:
CGCGGCCGGGCGAGGCCCCCAGGTACCTAGCTCCTGACCCGTGGTAGCATCGAAGCAAATTAACTTAGGAATGGAGCGCGTGCCGTTGGTTAAATACTGATCCATTAATTCTAAATTCTCGTCGCGGAGCAGCAATTTTAACTCAATCTTACCCGCCGATGCCTCCGCAATTTTAGCCAGCACCGGTACATTTTGCGCGGCATCGCCGCACCAGGCTTCGGTTAAAACGAGCCATTGCAAAGGGCGGGTTAAGTGCGCCAGTGCTTCCTGCACTTCGGGCAGCAGCGTGGTAGTGCGGGCAATCCGGGTCATCCGAACCTGGTTCATTTGGGTATACTCCACCATTTTAGGATGCTGGTCGGGGCCGGTAGTTTTGTTTTCGGCCAGTAAGCTATTAATTAAGGCTTCGTACTCGGAGTAAGTAAACGTTTGTTGTAGCTGGCTAAGCGGGTGTTTATAATCGTATTGCATTTTTAATAAATCGTTTTAAAACTAAACCATAAGTATTTTGCAGGCTTCCGGAATTACGTATTTGCTTACCCGGCTTTACTTTTTGTTTAAATTCCAGTCGTATTCGTAAAAGCCAAGCTGGTAATTTTCCGGTATTTTGTTGCTGCGGTACGCATTAATAAAATGGAGCACCGTTTGATTATTTTTTAAAAAATCGGCTTGGTACCAATCAAAAATTTTAGAAATCAGCACTTGTTGCTTCGGAGTATTAACCCGGATAAAGGTCGGATTGTTCAGAGCCAGCTGGGTGCGGGTATTTAGTTGCGTATCCATCTGGTCAGGGGTATAAGCAAAGTCAGCGAGCGGCGGGCAACTTAGGGCGGCACAAACCAGTACAAAATGCAGGCGGGCGTCGCGGTAAGGTTCCAGTAGTTTTTTCTTTTCTAGGTTATTTAGAGTTAATTTCTCGCCGGCTACCAGGTGTAAGGTTTTATCAAAAAAGCCGGGCTTATCCATTACGGTTTGCAAGGGGTACCCATTAGTAACCGCCTGTATCACCAGCAGATTATAGGCATTTATATAAAAAGCTTTTTTACTGTTATCCGAAGCTTCAGCCAAGTCTATACTACCAATTTTGTCGGATAAAGACTGAATACTTTTCGCTTCTTTTTTAACAGCGGCATAATCTACTTTACCAGCTACTACAAATTTTTTTAAAAAAGCATCGGCTTCGGCGGTAAAAGTGGGCAACG
Proteins encoded in this window:
- a CDS encoding thioredoxin family protein, with translation MQYDYKHPLSQLQQTFTYSEYEALINSLLAENKTTGPDQHPKMVEYTQMNQVRMTRIARTTTLLPEVQEALAHLTRPLQWLVLTEAWCGDAAQNVPVLAKIAEASAGKIELKLLLRDENLELMDQYLTNGTRSIPKLICFDATTGQELGTWGPRPAAAQELYYAFKANPVGTKKEFIQNVQLWYARDRTNSLQHEMAQLLRNWH
- a CDS encoding DUF547 domain-containing protein produces the protein MSKVALFVFLIFAGFNLSAQNTLPTFTAEADAFLKKFVVAGKVDYAAVKKEAKSIQSLSDKIGSIDLAEASDNSKKAFYINAYNLLVIQAVTNGYPLQTVMDKPGFFDKTLHLVAGEKLTLNNLEKKKLLEPYRDARLHFVLVCAALSCPPLADFAYTPDQMDTQLNTRTQLALNNPTFIRVNTPKQQVLISKIFDWYQADFLKNNQTVLHFINAYRSNKIPENYQLGFYEYDWNLNKK